In the Sarcophilus harrisii chromosome 3, mSarHar1.11, whole genome shotgun sequence genome, one interval contains:
- the LOC116422685 gene encoding uncharacterized protein LOC116422685: MALGTRDCISAWATWEESVSSRELAAGPGPPSPLTSPGSLLPVSARTVCRGGHNEPPEPAGHQWRNAGSRPLRLRTRNLVPGLQFPASRRAGGAQGGAAWARTSARGGLARYRKSCARRVLPAFPFCAYALPASRGSSGFPGFRDPPPAFGLLIPSRRARGRGLGACSCPPGGHNLAPGDTALQMGRRGSKRGSPQKPGRASCRRGEPPSASSYLHSFCRESRTKGGMFERPCKGGIPADLCFLEVEDVTCCSFSIVFLFLSFLPSFLPFLLLRQLGLSDFLYS, translated from the exons ATGGCTCTGGGTACCAGAGATTGCATCTCGGCGTG GGCGACGTGGGAGGAGAGCGTCAGCAGCAGAGAACTGGCTGCCGGGCCGGGCCCGCCATCCCCACTCACCAGTCCCGGGTCTCTCCTCCCCGTCAGTGCGAGGACCGTTTGCCGGGGCGGCCACAATGAGCCTCCAGAGCCGGCCGGCCACCAATGGCGGAACGCCGGCTCCCGGCCGCTGCGCCTGCGCACACGGAACCTCGTTCCCGGACTACAGTTCCCGGCGTCCCGTCGGGCCGGCGGTGCGCAGGGCGGGGCAGCGTGGGCACGTACTTCAGCGAGGGGCGGCTTGGCGCGCTACCGTAAGTCCTGTGCCCGCAGAGTGCTTCCCGCTTTCCCTTTCTGTGCCTACGCTCTCCCCGCGAGCCGGGGCTCTTCTGGTTTCCCAGGGTTTCGGGACCCACCTCCTGCTTTTGGTCTCCTCATCCCTTCCAGGCGTGCTCG TGGGCGTGGTCTCGGAGCCTgttcctgccctccaggaggCCACAACCTAGCACCGGGAGACACTGCGCTACAGATGGGTCGTAGAGGAAGTAAGAGGGGAAGCCCCCAGAAGCCCGGGAGGGCTTCCTGCAGAAGAGGGGAGCCGCCGTCTGCCAGCAGTTACCTGCACTCTTTTTGCCGAGAGTCGAGGACCAAAGGGGGAATGTTTGAGAGACCTTGCAAAGGGGGAATCCCCGCTGACTTGTGTTTCCTTGAGGTGGAAGATGTCACATGCTGTAGTTTTtccattgtatttctttttctttcttttcttccttccttccttccttttttgctgctgaggcaattgggattaagtgacttcctgtacagctag
- the LOC100930432 gene encoding zinc finger protein 260-like isoform X1 codes for MESVAVVIEERALSLQDPGLPQGSGEEKEEEGGLAAFQEPLTFNDVAVEFTQEEWGQLNSSQKNLFRDVMLENYKNFVFLGLPVSMPAVILLLERGEVPRSSEGEESRGILSDSIRKEPICKIRNTAPKRDNFMGVSSKQRVLAKTDGSSWNSDMGKVWEHNIMLENQKDKQERQSKQITVALSKPLNEASVLEYNTFGRSYQHGPIPQQRIHTGRSLHNYDVLGKSIKEFSDLIKCNKTILGKNLSKPLGYHSGLIQYQMINTKEKPFTYSEYGKAFNQNVNLNKTVHAGEKRFECNECGKTFSNNSCLTLHQRIHTGEKPFECNECGKAFSQKSNLTLHKRIHTGEKPFECNECGKTFSQKGHLIEHQRIHAGEKPYKCNDCGKTFSQRGNLNEHKRIHTGEKPFECNECGKAFSQRGHLTEHQIMHDGDKPYKCNECGKEFSHRTSFIYHQRIHTGEKPYECSDCGKTFSKNSNLTLHQRIHTGEKPYKCNECGKAFSQRGHFNEHQRIHAGKKPYKCSECGKAFSKNSNLTLHQRIHTGEKPYECGECGKAFSKKGHLTEHQRIHAGEKPYKCNECGRAFSHKTTFINHQRIHTGEKPYECNECGKAFSQRGNLTEHKRIHTGEKCFECGECGKAFTHGSSFIHHQRLHNGEKLHKRNECRM; via the exons ATGGAGAGCGTGGCTGTGGTGATTGAAGAAAGAG ccCTGTCTTTGCAAGACCCCGGCCTTCCCCAAGGGagtggagaggagaaggaggaggaaggtggGCTGGCTGCGTTCCAG GAACCATTGACATTCAATGATGTGGCTGTAGAATTCACCCAGGAAGAATGGGGCCAACTGAACTCTTCCCAGAAGAACCTCTTCAGGgatgtgatgctggagaactacAAGAACTTTGTCTTCCTTG GACTTCCGGTTTCCATGCCAGCGGTGATCCTACTGTTGGAACGGGGAGAGGTGCCCCGGAGCTCAGAGGGAGAGGAGTCCAGAGGCATTCTTTCAG attccATCAGGAAGGAGCCTATATGTAAAATCAGGAACACAGCTCCAAAAAGAGACAATTTCATGGGAGTGTCATCTAAACAAAGAGTGTTAGCAAAGACTGATGGTAGTAGCTGGAACTCTGATATGGGAAAAGTTTGGGAACACAATATAATGTTAGAAAATCAGAAAGACAAGCAGGAAAGACAGTCGAAACAAATCACAGTTGCTCTCAGCAAACCTCTTAATGAGGCAAGTGTCCTTGAATATAATACATTTGGGAGAAGCTATCAACATGGGCCTATCCCACAGCAGAGAATTCATACAGGAAGAAGTCTTCACAATTATGATGTCCTTGGAAAGAGCATTAAAGAATTTTCAGATCTAATTAAATGTAACAAAACCATCTTAGGGAAAAATCTTTCTAAGCCTCTTGGTTACCACTCAGGTCTTATTCAATATCAGATGATAAATACTAAAGAGAAACCCTTTACTTATAGTGAATATGGGAAAGCTTTCAACCAGAATGTAAACCTTAATAAAACAGTTCATGCTGGAGAGAAACgctttgaatgtaatgaatgtgggaaaaccttCAGCAACAATTCATGCCTTACTcttcatcagagaattcatactggagaaaaaccctttgaatgtaatgaatgtggaaaagcatTTAGCCAGAAATCAAACCTTACTCTACATAAgcgaattcatactggagaaaagccctttgaatgtaatgaatgtgggaaaaccttTAGCCAGAAGGGACACCTTATTGAGCATCAGAGAATTCAtgctggagaaaaaccttataaatgtaatgactGTGGGAAAACCTTCAGCCAGAGAGGAAACCTTAATGAACataaaagaattcatactggagaaaagccctttgaatgtaatgaatgtgggaaagccttcagccaGAGGGGACACCTTACTGAGCATCAAATAATGCATGATGGTGATAAACCCTataagtgtaatgaatgtgggaaagaaTTCAGCCATAGGACATCCTTTATTtatcatcagagaattcatacaggGGAAAAGCCCTATGAGTGTAGTGACTGCGGGAAAACCTTTAGCAAGAATTCAAATCTCACTctccatcagagaattcatactggtgagaaaccttataaatgtaatgaatgtggaaaagccttcagccAGAGAGGACATTTTaatgaacatcagagaattcatgcTGGAaagaaaccctataaatgtagtgaatgtgggaaggcctttagCAAAAACTCCAACCTTACTctacatcaaagaattcatactggagagaaaccctatgaatgtggtgagtgtgggaaagccttcagcaAGAAGGGTCATcttactgaacatcagagaattcatgcTGGAGAAAAACCCTAcaagtgtaatgaatgtggaagagCCTTCAGCCACAAAACAACCTTTATCAaccatcagagaattcatacgggagagaaaccctatgaatgtaatgaatgtgggaaagcttttagCCAGAGAGGAAACCTTACTGAACAtaagagaattcacactggagagaaatgTTTTGAGTGTggtgaatgtgggaaagcttttacTCATGGGTCATCTTTCATTCATCATCAGAGACTTCATAATGGAGAGAAACTacacaaaagaaatgaatgtagAATGTAA